In Scylla paramamosain isolate STU-SP2022 chromosome 19, ASM3559412v1, whole genome shotgun sequence, a single genomic region encodes these proteins:
- the LOC135109786 gene encoding translocation protein SEC63 homolog isoform X1 produces MAGMRFQYDESGSTFFYFLTSFLGLVLLPCTFYFWPDGTKEEERDNCEVFQRKQARLKKPEKWKGLRKTTQRILIIIGWALMAILVYKLQQFDYEYANFDPYDILGVSMSSSLADIKKAYRKQSLIYHPDKPTGDERKFMRLNKAYRALTDEDAKRNFDRYGNPDGPGAMHFGIALPSWIVEKENSLWVLGLYGLVFMIALPTVVAIWWYRSSKFSNDQVLLDTTQLYYYFFHKTPHMVFKRALMVLAASLEFEKGHNPEIVERPTDNIELPQLIKQLPNLGEKNKERPLCFAYSMKARSLLHAHLSRMRLPADTLDQDRLYIVKCCPILIQEMVTCVAQLIMLAHAGRISRLPSLDTIEACMKLSPHIVQALWDSKNPLLQLPHVTEDSLRHFVSKRRPVKTIEQLIALPATERRHVLRSLSEEEFNEVMIVCRRMPKIEMEVNYEVVDDDDSGVFTAGAIVTVTVNLRRHTMGEVYEHSLQEGELTKVEGGQEKEEEPAATTVAKKSGWKPKTQPKKGGKSKAKAQPQKKKQQQQQQQQQQQQHSNKKEEEGQEKSKKHKIAGGSQQVERVEAVVDEKGEQVTDDDESASHSDESQAEEADTESHKDEKQASALDDDAEWERFQKGLTKREKALEGKSKMSHTVHCPFFPEDKQEYWWTYVCDRKKHMLVTAPYQITNLVDQEEVQLKFTAPPRPGIYSYQVCLRSDSYLGLDQTQDIKLDVKEAREIPTEHPQWETSSDEEEEDENEVARDEGDDSEYTTDDEVTDDSGEE; encoded by the exons ATGGCTGGAATGCGGTTTCAGTATGACGAGTCTGGCTCaacatttttctactttttaaccAGCTTTCTGGGCCTGGTGCTCCTCCCGTGCACGTTTTACTTCTGGCCTGATGGCACCAAGGAAG aggagagagacaacTGTGAAGTATTCCAGAGAAAACAGGCGAGACTCAAGAAGCCGGAGAAATGGAAAGGTCTTCGCAAAACCACACA ACGAATACTCATCATCATCGGGTGGGCATTGATGGCCATCCTGGTGTACAAGTTGCAGCAGTTTGACTATGAATATGCCAACTTTGACCCTTATGACATCCTAGGGGTCAGCATG AGTTCCTCCTTAGCCGACATCAAGAAGGCATACCGCAAGCAGTCCCTCATATACCATCCTGACAAGCCAACGGGAGATGAGCGCAAGTTTATGAGGCTGAACAAAG CATATCGAGCCCTGACTGATGAGGATGCTAAGAGGAACTTTGACCGCTATGGCAACCCTGATGGTCCAGGGGCAATGCACTTCGGCATTGCGCTTCCCTCTTGGATTGTGGAGAAGGAGAACTCTCTGTGGGTGCTTGGCCTCTACGGACTTGTCTTCATGATTGCGCTGCCCACCGTGGTTGCCATCTGGTGGTACCGATCCTCAAAATTCTCCAATGATCAG GTGCTTCTGGACACAACACAgttgtactactacttcttccacAAGACCCCACACATGGTGTTCAAACGTGCTCTCATGGTGCTAGCTGCCTCTCTGGAGTTTGAGAAGGGACATAACCCGGAGATTGTG GAAAGACCAACCGACAATATAGAACTGCCACAGCTTATCAAACAACTGCCCAACCTCggggagaagaacaaggagcgGCCGCTGTGCTTTGCATACTCCATGAAGGCGCGCTCCCTCCTACATGCACACCTGTCCCGAATGAGGCTCCCAGCTGACACTCTTGACCAGGACCGCCTCTACATTGTCAA GTGCTGCCCCATACTGATCCAGGAGATGGTGACGTGTGTGGCTCAGCTGATCATGTTAGCACACGCTGGTCGCATCTCCCGCCTCCCGTCCCTTGACACCATAGAGGCCTGCATGAAGCTGTCCCCTCACATTGTGCAGGCGCTCTGGGACTCCAAGAACCCACTCCTGCAGCTTCCACATGTCACTGAGGACTCCCTCAG GCATTTTGTCAGCAAGCGCCGGCCAGTCAAGACCATAGAGCAGCTCATTGCTCTGCCGGCCACTGAGAGGCGCCATGTGCTGCGCTCCCTGTCTGAGGAGGAGTTCAATGAGGTGATGATTGTGTGCCGCAGGATGCCCAAGATTGAGATGGAGGTCAACTATGAAG TGGTGGATGATGACGACAGTGGAGTGTTCACTGCTGGTGCCATCGTTACCGTCACTGTCAACCTGCGCAGGCACACCATGGGGGAGGTGTACGAGCATAGCCTGCAGGAGGGCGAGCTCACcaaggtggagggagggcaggagaaggaggaggagccggCTGCTACCACTGTG GCCAAGAAGTCTGGATGGAAGCCAAAGACACAGccaaagaaaggagggaagtctAAGGCCAAAGCTCAGccacagaagaagaaacagcaacagcagcaacaacagcaacagcagcagcagcattccaataagaaggaagaagagggtcaagagaagagtaagaaacacaaaattg CAGGCGGGAGCCAGCAGGTGGAGCGAGTAGAGGCTGTGGTGGATGAGAAGGGGGAGCAagtgactgatgatgatgagtctGCCTCACATTCGGATGAGTCACAGGCGGAGGAAGCTGATACAGAGTCCCACAAGGATGAGAAG CAGGCGAGTGCCCTTGATGACGACGCTGAGTGGGAGAGGTTCCAGAAGGGCCTGACCAAGAGGGAGAAGGCTTTGGAGGGGAAGTCAAAGATGTCCCACACTGTGCACTGCCCCTTCTTCCCTGAGGACAAGCAGGAGTATTGGTGGACCTACGTGTGTGATAGGAAAAAACATATGTTGGTTACTGCACCATATCAG ATCACCAACCTCGTAGATCAAGAAGAGGTCCAGCtcaagttcacagcacccccacGACCAGGTATATACTCCTACCAAGTCTGCCTTCGGTCTGACTCCTACCTAGGCTTAGACCAAACCCAGGACATCAAGCTGGATGTCAAGGAGGCAAGAGAAATCCCCACAGAACACCCGCAGTGGGAGACTTCCagcgacgaggaggaagaggatgagaatgaggtgGCCAGAGATGAGGGAGATGATTCCGAGTACACTACCGATGATGAGGTGACGGATGATAGTGGAGAAGAGTGA
- the LOC135109786 gene encoding translocation protein SEC63 homolog isoform X3, whose translation MAGMRFQYDESGSTFFYFLTSFLGLVLLPCTFYFWPDGTKEEERDNCEVFQRKQARLKKPEKWKGLRKTTQRILIIIGWALMAILVYKLQQFDYEYANFDPYDILGVSMSSSLADIKKAYRKQSLIYHPDKPTGDERKFMRLNKAYRALTDEDAKRNFDRYGNPDGPGAMHFGIALPSWIVEKENSLWVLGLYGLVFMIALPTVVAIWWYRSSKFSNDQVLLDTTQLYYYFFHKTPHMVFKRALMVLAASLEFEKGHNPEIVERPTDNIELPQLIKQLPNLGEKNKERPLCFAYSMKARSLLHAHLSRMRLPADTLDQDRLYIVKCCPILIQEMVTCVAQLIMLAHAGRISRLPSLDTIEACMKLSPHIVQALWDSKNPLLQLPHVTEDSLRHFVSKRRPVKTIEQLIALPATERRHVLRSLSEEEFNEVMIVCRRMPKIEMEVNYEVVDDDDSGVFTAGAIVTVTVNLRRHTMGEVYEHSLQEGELTKVEGGQEKEEEPAATTVAKKSGWKPKTQPKKGGKSKAKAQPQKKKQQQQQQQQQQQQHSNKKEEEGQEKSKKHKIAGGSQQVERVEAVVDEKGEQVTDDDESASHSDESQAEEADTESHKDEKASALDDDAEWERFQKGLTKREKALEGKSKMSHTVHCPFFPEDKQEYWWTYVCDRKKHMLVTAPYQITNLVDQEEVQLKFTAPPRPGIYSYQVCLRSDSYLGLDQTQDIKLDVKEAREIPTEHPQWETSSDEEEEDENEVARDEGDDSEYTTDDEVTDDSGEE comes from the exons ATGGCTGGAATGCGGTTTCAGTATGACGAGTCTGGCTCaacatttttctactttttaaccAGCTTTCTGGGCCTGGTGCTCCTCCCGTGCACGTTTTACTTCTGGCCTGATGGCACCAAGGAAG aggagagagacaacTGTGAAGTATTCCAGAGAAAACAGGCGAGACTCAAGAAGCCGGAGAAATGGAAAGGTCTTCGCAAAACCACACA ACGAATACTCATCATCATCGGGTGGGCATTGATGGCCATCCTGGTGTACAAGTTGCAGCAGTTTGACTATGAATATGCCAACTTTGACCCTTATGACATCCTAGGGGTCAGCATG AGTTCCTCCTTAGCCGACATCAAGAAGGCATACCGCAAGCAGTCCCTCATATACCATCCTGACAAGCCAACGGGAGATGAGCGCAAGTTTATGAGGCTGAACAAAG CATATCGAGCCCTGACTGATGAGGATGCTAAGAGGAACTTTGACCGCTATGGCAACCCTGATGGTCCAGGGGCAATGCACTTCGGCATTGCGCTTCCCTCTTGGATTGTGGAGAAGGAGAACTCTCTGTGGGTGCTTGGCCTCTACGGACTTGTCTTCATGATTGCGCTGCCCACCGTGGTTGCCATCTGGTGGTACCGATCCTCAAAATTCTCCAATGATCAG GTGCTTCTGGACACAACACAgttgtactactacttcttccacAAGACCCCACACATGGTGTTCAAACGTGCTCTCATGGTGCTAGCTGCCTCTCTGGAGTTTGAGAAGGGACATAACCCGGAGATTGTG GAAAGACCAACCGACAATATAGAACTGCCACAGCTTATCAAACAACTGCCCAACCTCggggagaagaacaaggagcgGCCGCTGTGCTTTGCATACTCCATGAAGGCGCGCTCCCTCCTACATGCACACCTGTCCCGAATGAGGCTCCCAGCTGACACTCTTGACCAGGACCGCCTCTACATTGTCAA GTGCTGCCCCATACTGATCCAGGAGATGGTGACGTGTGTGGCTCAGCTGATCATGTTAGCACACGCTGGTCGCATCTCCCGCCTCCCGTCCCTTGACACCATAGAGGCCTGCATGAAGCTGTCCCCTCACATTGTGCAGGCGCTCTGGGACTCCAAGAACCCACTCCTGCAGCTTCCACATGTCACTGAGGACTCCCTCAG GCATTTTGTCAGCAAGCGCCGGCCAGTCAAGACCATAGAGCAGCTCATTGCTCTGCCGGCCACTGAGAGGCGCCATGTGCTGCGCTCCCTGTCTGAGGAGGAGTTCAATGAGGTGATGATTGTGTGCCGCAGGATGCCCAAGATTGAGATGGAGGTCAACTATGAAG TGGTGGATGATGACGACAGTGGAGTGTTCACTGCTGGTGCCATCGTTACCGTCACTGTCAACCTGCGCAGGCACACCATGGGGGAGGTGTACGAGCATAGCCTGCAGGAGGGCGAGCTCACcaaggtggagggagggcaggagaaggaggaggagccggCTGCTACCACTGTG GCCAAGAAGTCTGGATGGAAGCCAAAGACACAGccaaagaaaggagggaagtctAAGGCCAAAGCTCAGccacagaagaagaaacagcaacagcagcaacaacagcaacagcagcagcagcattccaataagaaggaagaagagggtcaagagaagagtaagaaacacaaaattg CAGGCGGGAGCCAGCAGGTGGAGCGAGTAGAGGCTGTGGTGGATGAGAAGGGGGAGCAagtgactgatgatgatgagtctGCCTCACATTCGGATGAGTCACAGGCGGAGGAAGCTGATACAGAGTCCCACAAGGATGAGAAG GCGAGTGCCCTTGATGACGACGCTGAGTGGGAGAGGTTCCAGAAGGGCCTGACCAAGAGGGAGAAGGCTTTGGAGGGGAAGTCAAAGATGTCCCACACTGTGCACTGCCCCTTCTTCCCTGAGGACAAGCAGGAGTATTGGTGGACCTACGTGTGTGATAGGAAAAAACATATGTTGGTTACTGCACCATATCAG ATCACCAACCTCGTAGATCAAGAAGAGGTCCAGCtcaagttcacagcacccccacGACCAGGTATATACTCCTACCAAGTCTGCCTTCGGTCTGACTCCTACCTAGGCTTAGACCAAACCCAGGACATCAAGCTGGATGTCAAGGAGGCAAGAGAAATCCCCACAGAACACCCGCAGTGGGAGACTTCCagcgacgaggaggaagaggatgagaatgaggtgGCCAGAGATGAGGGAGATGATTCCGAGTACACTACCGATGATGAGGTGACGGATGATAGTGGAGAAGAGTGA
- the LOC135109786 gene encoding translocation protein SEC63 homolog isoform X2 encodes MAGMRFQYDESGSTFFYFLTSFLGLVLLPCTFYFWPDGTKEEERDNCEVFQRKQARLKKPEKWKGLRKTTQRILIIIGWALMAILVYKLQQFDYEYANFDPYDILGVSMSSSLADIKKAYRKQSLIYHPDKPTGDERKFMRLNKAYRALTDEDAKRNFDRYGNPDGPGAMHFGIALPSWIVEKENSLWVLGLYGLVFMIALPTVVAIWWYRSSKFSNDQVLLDTTQLYYYFFHKTPHMVFKRALMVLAASLEFEKGHNPEIVERPTDNIELPQLIKQLPNLGEKNKERPLCFAYSMKARSLLHAHLSRMRLPADTLDQDRLYIVKCCPILIQEMVTCVAQLIMLAHAGRISRLPSLDTIEACMKLSPHIVQALWDSKNPLLQLPHVTEDSLRHFVSKRRPVKTIEQLIALPATERRHVLRSLSEEEFNEVMIVCRRMPKIEMEVNYEVVDDDDSGVFTAGAIVTVTVNLRRHTMGEVYEHSLQEGELTKVEGGQEKEEEPAATTVAKKSGWKPKTQPKKGGKSKAKAQPQKKKQQQQQQQQQQQQHSNKKEEEGQEKSKKHKIGGSQQVERVEAVVDEKGEQVTDDDESASHSDESQAEEADTESHKDEKQASALDDDAEWERFQKGLTKREKALEGKSKMSHTVHCPFFPEDKQEYWWTYVCDRKKHMLVTAPYQITNLVDQEEVQLKFTAPPRPGIYSYQVCLRSDSYLGLDQTQDIKLDVKEAREIPTEHPQWETSSDEEEEDENEVARDEGDDSEYTTDDEVTDDSGEE; translated from the exons ATGGCTGGAATGCGGTTTCAGTATGACGAGTCTGGCTCaacatttttctactttttaaccAGCTTTCTGGGCCTGGTGCTCCTCCCGTGCACGTTTTACTTCTGGCCTGATGGCACCAAGGAAG aggagagagacaacTGTGAAGTATTCCAGAGAAAACAGGCGAGACTCAAGAAGCCGGAGAAATGGAAAGGTCTTCGCAAAACCACACA ACGAATACTCATCATCATCGGGTGGGCATTGATGGCCATCCTGGTGTACAAGTTGCAGCAGTTTGACTATGAATATGCCAACTTTGACCCTTATGACATCCTAGGGGTCAGCATG AGTTCCTCCTTAGCCGACATCAAGAAGGCATACCGCAAGCAGTCCCTCATATACCATCCTGACAAGCCAACGGGAGATGAGCGCAAGTTTATGAGGCTGAACAAAG CATATCGAGCCCTGACTGATGAGGATGCTAAGAGGAACTTTGACCGCTATGGCAACCCTGATGGTCCAGGGGCAATGCACTTCGGCATTGCGCTTCCCTCTTGGATTGTGGAGAAGGAGAACTCTCTGTGGGTGCTTGGCCTCTACGGACTTGTCTTCATGATTGCGCTGCCCACCGTGGTTGCCATCTGGTGGTACCGATCCTCAAAATTCTCCAATGATCAG GTGCTTCTGGACACAACACAgttgtactactacttcttccacAAGACCCCACACATGGTGTTCAAACGTGCTCTCATGGTGCTAGCTGCCTCTCTGGAGTTTGAGAAGGGACATAACCCGGAGATTGTG GAAAGACCAACCGACAATATAGAACTGCCACAGCTTATCAAACAACTGCCCAACCTCggggagaagaacaaggagcgGCCGCTGTGCTTTGCATACTCCATGAAGGCGCGCTCCCTCCTACATGCACACCTGTCCCGAATGAGGCTCCCAGCTGACACTCTTGACCAGGACCGCCTCTACATTGTCAA GTGCTGCCCCATACTGATCCAGGAGATGGTGACGTGTGTGGCTCAGCTGATCATGTTAGCACACGCTGGTCGCATCTCCCGCCTCCCGTCCCTTGACACCATAGAGGCCTGCATGAAGCTGTCCCCTCACATTGTGCAGGCGCTCTGGGACTCCAAGAACCCACTCCTGCAGCTTCCACATGTCACTGAGGACTCCCTCAG GCATTTTGTCAGCAAGCGCCGGCCAGTCAAGACCATAGAGCAGCTCATTGCTCTGCCGGCCACTGAGAGGCGCCATGTGCTGCGCTCCCTGTCTGAGGAGGAGTTCAATGAGGTGATGATTGTGTGCCGCAGGATGCCCAAGATTGAGATGGAGGTCAACTATGAAG TGGTGGATGATGACGACAGTGGAGTGTTCACTGCTGGTGCCATCGTTACCGTCACTGTCAACCTGCGCAGGCACACCATGGGGGAGGTGTACGAGCATAGCCTGCAGGAGGGCGAGCTCACcaaggtggagggagggcaggagaaggaggaggagccggCTGCTACCACTGTG GCCAAGAAGTCTGGATGGAAGCCAAAGACACAGccaaagaaaggagggaagtctAAGGCCAAAGCTCAGccacagaagaagaaacagcaacagcagcaacaacagcaacagcagcagcagcattccaataagaaggaagaagagggtcaagagaagagtaagaaacacaaaattg GCGGGAGCCAGCAGGTGGAGCGAGTAGAGGCTGTGGTGGATGAGAAGGGGGAGCAagtgactgatgatgatgagtctGCCTCACATTCGGATGAGTCACAGGCGGAGGAAGCTGATACAGAGTCCCACAAGGATGAGAAG CAGGCGAGTGCCCTTGATGACGACGCTGAGTGGGAGAGGTTCCAGAAGGGCCTGACCAAGAGGGAGAAGGCTTTGGAGGGGAAGTCAAAGATGTCCCACACTGTGCACTGCCCCTTCTTCCCTGAGGACAAGCAGGAGTATTGGTGGACCTACGTGTGTGATAGGAAAAAACATATGTTGGTTACTGCACCATATCAG ATCACCAACCTCGTAGATCAAGAAGAGGTCCAGCtcaagttcacagcacccccacGACCAGGTATATACTCCTACCAAGTCTGCCTTCGGTCTGACTCCTACCTAGGCTTAGACCAAACCCAGGACATCAAGCTGGATGTCAAGGAGGCAAGAGAAATCCCCACAGAACACCCGCAGTGGGAGACTTCCagcgacgaggaggaagaggatgagaatgaggtgGCCAGAGATGAGGGAGATGATTCCGAGTACACTACCGATGATGAGGTGACGGATGATAGTGGAGAAGAGTGA
- the LOC135109786 gene encoding translocation protein SEC63 homolog isoform X4 — MAGMRFQYDESGSTFFYFLTSFLGLVLLPCTFYFWPDGTKEEERDNCEVFQRKQARLKKPEKWKGLRKTTQRILIIIGWALMAILVYKLQQFDYEYANFDPYDILGVSMSSSLADIKKAYRKQSLIYHPDKPTGDERKFMRLNKAYRALTDEDAKRNFDRYGNPDGPGAMHFGIALPSWIVEKENSLWVLGLYGLVFMIALPTVVAIWWYRSSKFSNDQVLLDTTQLYYYFFHKTPHMVFKRALMVLAASLEFEKGHNPEIVERPTDNIELPQLIKQLPNLGEKNKERPLCFAYSMKARSLLHAHLSRMRLPADTLDQDRLYIVKCCPILIQEMVTCVAQLIMLAHAGRISRLPSLDTIEACMKLSPHIVQALWDSKNPLLQLPHVTEDSLRHFVSKRRPVKTIEQLIALPATERRHVLRSLSEEEFNEVMIVCRRMPKIEMEVNYEVVDDDDSGVFTAGAIVTVTVNLRRHTMGEVYEHSLQEGELTKVEGGQEKEEEPAATTVAKKSGWKPKTQPKKGGKSKAKAQPQKKKQQQQQQQQQQQQHSNKKEEEGQEKTGGSQQVERVEAVVDEKGEQVTDDDESASHSDESQAEEADTESHKDEKQASALDDDAEWERFQKGLTKREKALEGKSKMSHTVHCPFFPEDKQEYWWTYVCDRKKHMLVTAPYQITNLVDQEEVQLKFTAPPRPGIYSYQVCLRSDSYLGLDQTQDIKLDVKEAREIPTEHPQWETSSDEEEEDENEVARDEGDDSEYTTDDEVTDDSGEE; from the exons ATGGCTGGAATGCGGTTTCAGTATGACGAGTCTGGCTCaacatttttctactttttaaccAGCTTTCTGGGCCTGGTGCTCCTCCCGTGCACGTTTTACTTCTGGCCTGATGGCACCAAGGAAG aggagagagacaacTGTGAAGTATTCCAGAGAAAACAGGCGAGACTCAAGAAGCCGGAGAAATGGAAAGGTCTTCGCAAAACCACACA ACGAATACTCATCATCATCGGGTGGGCATTGATGGCCATCCTGGTGTACAAGTTGCAGCAGTTTGACTATGAATATGCCAACTTTGACCCTTATGACATCCTAGGGGTCAGCATG AGTTCCTCCTTAGCCGACATCAAGAAGGCATACCGCAAGCAGTCCCTCATATACCATCCTGACAAGCCAACGGGAGATGAGCGCAAGTTTATGAGGCTGAACAAAG CATATCGAGCCCTGACTGATGAGGATGCTAAGAGGAACTTTGACCGCTATGGCAACCCTGATGGTCCAGGGGCAATGCACTTCGGCATTGCGCTTCCCTCTTGGATTGTGGAGAAGGAGAACTCTCTGTGGGTGCTTGGCCTCTACGGACTTGTCTTCATGATTGCGCTGCCCACCGTGGTTGCCATCTGGTGGTACCGATCCTCAAAATTCTCCAATGATCAG GTGCTTCTGGACACAACACAgttgtactactacttcttccacAAGACCCCACACATGGTGTTCAAACGTGCTCTCATGGTGCTAGCTGCCTCTCTGGAGTTTGAGAAGGGACATAACCCGGAGATTGTG GAAAGACCAACCGACAATATAGAACTGCCACAGCTTATCAAACAACTGCCCAACCTCggggagaagaacaaggagcgGCCGCTGTGCTTTGCATACTCCATGAAGGCGCGCTCCCTCCTACATGCACACCTGTCCCGAATGAGGCTCCCAGCTGACACTCTTGACCAGGACCGCCTCTACATTGTCAA GTGCTGCCCCATACTGATCCAGGAGATGGTGACGTGTGTGGCTCAGCTGATCATGTTAGCACACGCTGGTCGCATCTCCCGCCTCCCGTCCCTTGACACCATAGAGGCCTGCATGAAGCTGTCCCCTCACATTGTGCAGGCGCTCTGGGACTCCAAGAACCCACTCCTGCAGCTTCCACATGTCACTGAGGACTCCCTCAG GCATTTTGTCAGCAAGCGCCGGCCAGTCAAGACCATAGAGCAGCTCATTGCTCTGCCGGCCACTGAGAGGCGCCATGTGCTGCGCTCCCTGTCTGAGGAGGAGTTCAATGAGGTGATGATTGTGTGCCGCAGGATGCCCAAGATTGAGATGGAGGTCAACTATGAAG TGGTGGATGATGACGACAGTGGAGTGTTCACTGCTGGTGCCATCGTTACCGTCACTGTCAACCTGCGCAGGCACACCATGGGGGAGGTGTACGAGCATAGCCTGCAGGAGGGCGAGCTCACcaaggtggagggagggcaggagaaggaggaggagccggCTGCTACCACTGTG GCCAAGAAGTCTGGATGGAAGCCAAAGACACAGccaaagaaaggagggaagtctAAGGCCAAAGCTCAGccacagaagaagaaacagcaacagcagcaacaacagcaacagcagcagcagcattccaataagaaggaagaagagggtcaagagaaga CAGGCGGGAGCCAGCAGGTGGAGCGAGTAGAGGCTGTGGTGGATGAGAAGGGGGAGCAagtgactgatgatgatgagtctGCCTCACATTCGGATGAGTCACAGGCGGAGGAAGCTGATACAGAGTCCCACAAGGATGAGAAG CAGGCGAGTGCCCTTGATGACGACGCTGAGTGGGAGAGGTTCCAGAAGGGCCTGACCAAGAGGGAGAAGGCTTTGGAGGGGAAGTCAAAGATGTCCCACACTGTGCACTGCCCCTTCTTCCCTGAGGACAAGCAGGAGTATTGGTGGACCTACGTGTGTGATAGGAAAAAACATATGTTGGTTACTGCACCATATCAG ATCACCAACCTCGTAGATCAAGAAGAGGTCCAGCtcaagttcacagcacccccacGACCAGGTATATACTCCTACCAAGTCTGCCTTCGGTCTGACTCCTACCTAGGCTTAGACCAAACCCAGGACATCAAGCTGGATGTCAAGGAGGCAAGAGAAATCCCCACAGAACACCCGCAGTGGGAGACTTCCagcgacgaggaggaagaggatgagaatgaggtgGCCAGAGATGAGGGAGATGATTCCGAGTACACTACCGATGATGAGGTGACGGATGATAGTGGAGAAGAGTGA